In the genome of uncultured Pseudomonas sp., the window TCAGCATCAGCATGGTCTGCGGACCGTAGATGGCGTAACCGGCGCACACCTGCTCGGTGCCTGGCTGGAGGAAGGCTTCTTCGCCTAGGTCACCCTCAGCGCCGTTGCGATCCGGGCAACGCAGCACCGAGAAGATGGTGCCGACCGAAACGTTGACGTCGATGTTGCTGGAGCCGTCCAGCGGGTCGAATACCAGCAGGTAGGCACCCTTCGGGTACTTGCCAGGAATCTGGTAAGCGTTGTCCATCTCTTCCGAGGCCATGCCGGCCAAGTGACCGCCCCACTCGTTGGCCTCCAAGAGAATTTCGTTGGAGATCACGTCGAGCTTTTTCTGCACCTCGCCCTGCACGTTCTCGGTACCCATGCTGCCCAGTACGCCGCCCAGCGCGCCCTTGGACACCTGATGGCTGATTTCCTTACAGGCCCGTGCGACCACTTCGATAAGGAAACGCAGATCGGCCGGGGTGTTGTTGCAGCGGGTCTGCTCGATCAGGTAGCGGCTGAGGGTAACGCGGGACATGGAGGGCTCCGGAGGATAGGAAATCGCGCGCAGTTTACCCCTTTAGCGGACAAAGCGCCTTAGCGCTGGATAGAAGGCGCTCCACCGCGCCGCGCCCAACGGTTCAGGCGAGGCTGCACACCCGATTACGCCCCTCATCCTTGGCCTGATAAAGCGCCGCATCAGCTATCTGCAGCAACTCATCCAGCACCAGCCCCTGCTCGGGCCATAGCGCTAGGCCTGCGGACAGGGTCACGTAGCGCGCGCCACCGCGAGTCGGCAACGGATGGGCTGCCAGTTCACGGCAGATGGTTTCCAGTCGCGCACGGGCTTCATGTGCATTGGCGCGCGGCAGGATCAGCAGAAACTCTTCGCCACCGATGCGGAATACCGCATCCGAACTGCGCAGGTTATCCCGCAGGTGCTGTGCAACGCCCCTGAGTACATCGTCTCCCTCTAGGTGGCCATGCTCATCGTTGAGCCGTTTGAAATGGTCCAGATCGATCAGCGCCAAGGAAATCGGCGTGCGCTCGCGCTGCGCAACGGACAGTTCGCGGGCAAAGAACTCATCCAGATAACGACGGTTATACAAGCCCGTGAGCGGATCACGCAGGGCCTGTTCCTGCAGTTGCTCATGCAGGTTGGAGATTGTGCGCAAACGCTCCTCGCTCAGGGCCAGGGCTTCGGCCAGTTTCAATTCGCTGAGATGACGCTGGGTGACGTCACGCAGATAGAGCATTTGCCCCAATATCAGGGTGCCGCGATGAGTCTCGCGCTCGATAGCGCGTACACGCACTTCAAAATAACGCGCCGAATTGGCCAGGGTCAGCAGGCGCTCCTGCTCGCCCGACACCGGCTCGCCGAGCAACAACCGTAGATCAGCCCCAAGGACCGGCCAATCCACCAGTGGCCGCCCTTGCCAACCTCTGCGCAGACCGGCTAGTTTCAGCGCTGCCGGGTTGGCCTCAATCACGCGCAGCTGCGCATCCACTACCAGTACCGGGTCGAGTAGCGCCTCCAGTAACAGGTGGCGGGCCACCGGCAACAGGTCGAACAGCCGCACCCCGACAATCAGCCAGGCAAACGCCAGCAAGGTAAAGGCAAAGCTGAACGGCGTCGGGTCGAAGCCGAATAACATCCAGCCAAACACCACATAACTGATATTGGCCGCCCAGGGCACTGCGGTGACCAAAACAAATGCCAGGAAATGCCGGCGGTGCACACCATGGCTGACGATCGCTGCGCGTAACACCACGCCCATGCAAAAGGTCATAAATAGATACACGTAGGCCGCAGCCGCATAAAACAGCGGACCGTGTTGATAGCGGATCGGTGCGCCCAACTCATCACTCAGTGGCGCGGTACCCGCCGCATAGAACAGCCCATGCCAGGGATTACTCAGGGCCATCAGCCAGATCAGCAGCGGCACCACGGCCAGGCCCAGGCCGCTGCGCAGCGGCAGTGGCTGTCGCACGCTGTTGATGTACTGCCAGAGGAAAACCGCCCAGAAGGTGGGCGTCATGAGAATGCCTGGCCAGGCCATACTCGCCCAGAACATCTTGCACTGCGGGCCTTGCATCGCCATTTCCAGGCTCGCCGCCACCATCCACCAGAGACTGGCCAGATGCAGCACGATAAAGCTCTCGCGCCCAGGGAAGTAGCGCTGCCGGGTAACCCATCGCGCCAACAGCAGCACGCCTACACACACCGCAGCGGTCAGTAATACCGGGGCACTGAGCGCCCAGCCGGAATCCTCGCAGGCATTCATCGGCAGGGCACCGCTAAACAAAACACCTGATCACGCCGGCACAACCCAACGGGCAAACGCGCGCGCACCATCGCAAAACTGCTCATCGTCGTAATACGCAAGAGCCTTCCTGACCTCAAAGTCCAATCAAATTAATCGGCTAACAATACTGTAAGCGCCCGAATCAGCTGGGCTTTATTTCAGCAAAAGAGCCGCGATAGCGCGCTAATCGGCACTGGGCCGACGCAGCAAACTGGCCGCCATCAAGGCCAGCAACCCCACACCGAGCAGCAGTACCAGCCATAGCCCCCAGCGTCGCCACTGGTTATTGGCATCGACGCTCTGCGCTTGCTGTTGCAACTTACCATCCTGCAACTGCGCTTTAGCCGTACCCAACTGCGCCAGGCGCTGCGGCTGATAACCTGGAATCAAGGTGGTTAACGGCAACGCAGCCGACTCAGCGCCTACCCGCCCAAGGGCCAGCCGGTAAGGTGGATTGCCGCGCTGCAGGAATACCAACTGCGTAGCACGCACCGCCACCTTGATTGGCGGGGGTTCGCTGCCAAGGCCACCGCCGCGCTCGTCGATCTGCAGGCGCAGCTGCTGCACCGCCCAGCCTGGCAGCGGTAATTCATCCTGACGAATTTGCGTGCCGTTTTCCGGCAGCCGATAGAGCAAGCCTTGAGCCAGCGATTGCCAGCCCCCCTTGCCTTCGCTGCGCCCCGTGACACGGATAGGCGCCAGGGTATTGGCCTGACTGAGTTCAACCTGCAGGCGTTGCAGCGGCAACGCCAACGGCAGCTGCCACCAGTAGTGACCGTCCGCGCTGAGCGTCGCCGTCAGCGGTTCAGACCACACCAAGGGCGCGGGGACATGGTCACTGCGCTGGCTGCGCAAGGATATTGCGGTCAGCTGCGGCGCCTGCTGCGGGCTCTGCCAGAGCAGGCGCAAGTAGCCCGCCTTGCGCCCGGGCAGCTCGACCTGACGCTGCTCGACACGCTCGCCAGCAAACGCCAGGCGCGCCAGTTGCCCAGTACCCCAAGACTGCCAGGCTTGCAGGTCATCGCTGGCCTCAATACTGAAGCGCTGAAAGCCGTCTTGGCCATCCGCCCAATCCAGCTTCAGGCTCACCAGTGGCTCTTTGAGCGCACTGGCATCCAGCAGCCAACCACGCAACAGCGCCGGCTTGGCCGCCCCCTCAGGCTCATCGAGCAGCTCGATCAAGGTACCACTGCTGCTGCGCTGCACCCGCAGATTGGGCACGCCTATGCTGTCGCCCTGCTCGGCATACAGCGGGAACCCCTTCACCGCATGTTCCTGCGGGCTTTCGCGCAAATCGCCCTGCCCGGCGACAAGTGCATAGGCCAACGTCTGGCCTTCAGCATTGAACACCCGCAGATCACGCAGGTCGCCATAGCGCGCGGCGAAATGCAGCGCCATTGGCACATCCAGCCGATACCAAGGGCCTTCGCCAGCGAGGGTCAGCGGCAGTTGCACGGCGTAGTCATCAATTTTTTCCTGCGCCAAGCCTTGGGCACTAAACAGCGCTCCAGCCAACAGCATGCTCAGCGCTGCGCGGGTTAAACGACTCATCATGCGTGCTCCTGCGGCTGTTCCGCATCCGCCGGGCGGGCCGGCAAGGGGGCGAAGTAGCCCACCACCAGTAGCAATACACCCACCCCAATAAATGACACGATGCGCTCCAGGCCACCGCGGTTATTCAGCTCGACAAAGAACAGCTTGGCCACCACCACTGCGATCAACGCCGCGCCAAGCAACCACAGCTCGCGCCGCGCCAAACGATTACCGAAGACCATCAGCGGCAGAGCTATCAGCGTCCAGACAATCGACAAGCCCGCCTGCACCAGCATTGAGTCGAGTAACGCATCCAGCTGATACGGCACGCCGCCCCAATGATGAGCAGTACGCATGACCATCGCCGTGAGCAAGGCAAACAGCGAAGCCCCCGCCAGCGCTTGGGTCAACCATTGGCTGCGCACTGTGCTCATGCCCAGTTCAGCCAACCCCATGCGCGCCCAGGCGAACGCTGCACCCAGGGCAAACAACAAGCCCAGCTCCAACGGGTTAAGCAGCGGCAAATAAGCCAAGGGCTCTGCATCACCGGCACTGACGGCGTTAGCCAGCCAGAACCAGCCCAGCAGCAACAACGCCAATGGGGCTGCTGCCAGCAAACGGTACTCGCGCAGGTACACGCCCACCGGCCAAGGCCAGCGCCGCTGCAGCGACATCAACCACACATAGCCACTCGGCAGCAGCGCCCAGCCCAACCAGCGCCAGGCGTTGTACTGCTCCGACATGACCAAGAACAGGTAACGCAATTCCAAGGCCAATACACCCAGCAATAACCAGCAACCGAGTACATGTGCCGCGCTAAGAGCGCCCGCTGGCAGCTGCCCAGCCAGGCAGCATAATGCCCAAAAATGCACGGCAAACAGCAGCGCCCAGGCCAACCAGCCGAACTGCGCGGCGGGCTCATAGGTGGTGTGCCAGGCATGCAGCATCACCACGCCAGCCAGCGGAATCAGCAGGCAACAGAGCACCGCCAGTTCAGCCCAACGCGTGCGCGGCGCAAGGAACGCCGCCAACGCCACACTGCCCGCCAATAGCGCCAGCAAAGCATTGGCCTGCCATTCGGCGGCGACAAAACGCAGCACTTCGCTGCTCAAGGCCACGGCCCACCAGGCGGCGCCCCACACCAATAACAGCTGCGCCAAGCCCAGCAGGCTGACATTGCCCAAAGCGTTCGGCACTTCGCGGCGCGCCAGCTGCTGCAAGCGCCAGGCACCGATCAAGGCCGCCACACCGAGCACCAGTGGCGTCCAGAAGTCCACATGGGCCAGGGGCCGAATACCCTCGGCAGACAACTGACCAAACAACAACGGGCTGACCGCGAGAAACACCAAGCCAGCCAGCACCTGCAACAATAGGCCGAAGATAAAGCTGGCCCGCTGCTGCAGATGCAGGCTCAGCCAGATGATCAGCAGCCCGCCGCCCCCCCACACCGCGCTGGCGGTGGCCCAGGGCAAGACGAACAGCACCGCCAGGTTGAGGAATACCAGGCCGACCAGCAGCACCGCAGACAGGCCGCGCAACAAGCGGCGATCCTGGCTGATCTGCGGATCACGGGCGGCCAGCAGCATCCCGCCAATCAGCCCAAAACCGATCAGCGAGGACGTCAGCAAGCCCTGCCAGCCGGCGGAAAAACCGCCCGCCCCGGCGACGGCATTGCTGGCCATATCCAGCATAAACAGCAGGCCGCCGAGCAACTGCACGGCAAAGCCGCTGAACAGAAAACTACGGGCTTGCAGGCGCAGGCCCAGCCATAAGGTCAGCACACCGGCAATCGCCCAACTGATCGCGCTGCCTTGGGCGGCAAACAGTAACGGCGCGATCAGGTAGAGAAAGGCCAGCCCGGAACAGGCCAAGAACGGCATGCCGCGCACTTCCCAACGGCTCGCTGCAGCGGCGTTCTGGCGTAATTGCCAGTAACTGAATAGCAGAGCTACACCGAGCATCAGCGCGCCCAACGGCGCACCGTCCAGCAGGCTGTGCTCACCCCCGCGTAGACCGATGGCAAACGCCAACGCTGCGCCCACCTGCAGCAATAGAGCGAACGCCCGCGCCAAACCGCGCTGTTGGCGCAGGCCCAGCCAGTAAATCCCCGCGCCTTCCACGGCCCAGGCCGCTGAGGTCCAGCGCGCATCCAGGCCCAATGGTATGGCCAGGCTAGCGAACACCACGCCTAGCGCCAGGCAGGTTTCCACCAGCAGCACGGCACGCTCACCAGTACGATTGACCAGCAGCCGCGCCAGGACTAAGTAGAACAGACCCAGGGCCAGGGCACTGAAGGCCGCGGCGAACTCGATATGCTGCACCAGGGCGAACTGCAAGCCAAAGCCCATCAGCGGCGGGCCGAACAACACAGTGGCATCGATATAGTCGCCCTTGCGCGCCGCCCAGCGCAGCAGTTGATCACGACCCTCGGGCGCATCTGCCGCCTCACGCAGCTTACGCCGGGCAAACAACAGACCGATGGCCACATACATCAGGAAGAACAGCAGCAAGAATGGCTCGGTACTCCAGAGCAATTCCGGGGTGTAGGCGCGGATGCCCCAGGCGAAACCGATGCCGAAGGTGCCGACAAAGCCGATCATGTTGAGCACGCGCCAGGCCTTGAACCAGGCGATGGCAAAGATGCCGGCATTGAGTAGAGCAAAATAGCTGAACAGCGCCACATGGCTGCCACTGCCGGTAGAGGTCAGAATCGGCGCGGCGAAACCACCCAGTGCAGCAGCAGCGGCAAGCCCCAGAGCGTCCTGTTTGACTGCCAGAATCGCCGAGAAAAGCGTCACCAGCACCAGCAAGCCCAGCGCGACAGCAGGGGCGAGCAACGGATGCAGGCGCATGGCGGCGAACACAGTCAGGTACAGCACGGCAACGCCGGTGCCCTGCAACATCAATGCATAGCTGGGATTGCGCACGCGCAGCCACCAGCCCAGCCCCAGCAGCGCGATGGCACTGGCGGCCACGCTGGCATAACGCAGCTCTACCGGCACCACCACGCCCTCGGTGGCATAACGCAGGAGGAAGGCCAGCCCGAGAAACAACAGCACCACGCCGACGCGCAGCACCGTATTGCCACCCAGCAACCAGCTCTTCGCAGCGCTAAACCCACGCTCAATCAGGCTCGGCTGACGTGGCGTCGACGGTTTCCTAGGAGATGCCGTGGCTGCTGCGGTTTGCGCCTCAGGCGCTGTTTGCTTCGCTGCTAGCGGCTCGGCGCCGGGCTCAGGCTGATCAAAGTCCAGCGTCCAATCGAGTTCAGCCTCAGCCGCCTGAGCACTGGCGACAGATGCCGGCTCAACTGCAGGGCTGACAGGCTCCGGCGCGGGTGGTTGCTCAGGCGCAGCAGCGGCACTCTGCTCCAGTTTCTCTAAACGCGCATAAAGTGCGGCGGTGCCCTGCTCGAAACGCTGGGTGACGGCCTTAAGCTGCGCGGTTAGCGCGGCGTTTTCACGTGCCAATCCGTGCATTCTGAGTGCCTGACCAAGCCCCAGGCCAAGCAATGCGCCAATCAGCGCGGCGCTCAGTGTTTCATCCGCCAAAGCGCCCAGCACCAGGCCAAGCAGCATGAAAATCAATTGCATGCACTGCATCCCTAAATAGATATAGCCCGAACAACGTGCGAACAAATGTCGGCCAGAGTGTCGCCGCAGTATAAGAGGCTGCTCGTACCTTACCCAAAGAGACGGATGCCGTGCGCATCACAGCACAGGTAACTATTGCTCAGCCACGGCTAGGCAAAATGCAACCAGCCGGCAGATTGTCATTCAAAAATCTTTCAGGCCCGCTATCATCGCCCGCCGTCCAACCGACACACGCCCAGCCCGATGAAAAACAACCTGATTGCCGCCGCCGAACTCGACCGCCTGGATACTTGGGCTAAATACACCGCCGACATGTGCCACAGCTGCATGTCCAGCTGCTGCACCCTGCCGGTCGAAGTGCGCCTAGGCGACCTGATCCGTATTGGCGTGGTCGACGAGTTCGAGCGCAGCGAGCCACCGAAGAACATCGCTAAACGCTTACAGAAAGAGGGTCTTGTCGAGCGTTTCCACCAAAAGTCGGGGACGTTCACCATAACCCGCATGAGCAATAACGACTGCTACTACCTGGACCGCAAGACCCGCCTGTGCACCATCTACGAAAAGCGCCCGGACACCTGCCGCAACCATCCGAAAATCGGCCCGCGCCCAGGCTATTGCGCTTATAAGCCGAAAAGCTGAGCACCGCGTACACGGCCGAGACGGCAATGTGTGCATGGCATGGCGCTCCCGCCCTTACATGCGGGCGAGAAGGCGCAACGGCAGCGCCATGCCGCGGCGGCAACGGCAAGGCGCCAGCATTCTCAACAGGTGCCCCTGCCGACCTCAGCCTCAAGGCAGCAAGTCATACGCTGCCTAATCGCTTGATGCCCTGAGCTTCAGCCAAGTGGCCGTCACTCGCGCTACTCCAGCGCGCTTAAAGCTTGGCCTTAGAGCCCTTCTCACGCTGCGCAAGCTGATTGAGGCGGGCAGCCGGCTTCGGCTTGATCAAACTGAAGTCGATCAAGCTCTTTGGCTGCGCCGGGTTACCAATTAATAGCGGCATCGGCTGGAAGTCATTGCTGACCAGGCTTTTATGCGCGTCATATTCATCAAAGCGCAGCCCGGCCAAGTCGGCCCAGGTGTGGATAAAGTGCGAGGAACTGTACGGCCGTGACAGCGCCGCGCTGAAGTCACGCGCTTGCTGCGCCTGCCACTGGGGTGAATTCCACAGAATAAACGGCACGGTGTACATCGGACTGGTGGGTGCCGCCTCGTTACGCCCCAGCACGTCCGGCTTGGGCGCATCGAATACCGCTTCACCATGGTCAGACAGGTACAGCAACATGCCATTAGCCTGCGCCGCCGATAAATTCTTGATCAGGCTGGCGACCACATGGTCGTTGTACAGCACCGCATTGTCGTAGCTGTTATAGGTCGGCAGCTGATCGTCGGTAACGTTATCCGGCGCCCCACTGCGGTCCGTGAAACGCTCGAACGCTGGTGGATAACGGTACTGGTAGCTCATATGCGTACCGAGCAGGTGCACCACGATGAACTTGCGCGGCGCACCATCGGCCAACACCTTGGCAAACGGTGCCAGCACATCACCGTCGTATTGACGGGCGTTCTGCTCACGGTTGTTGTTCAGGTAGAACTGCTCATCGGCCTGCTCGGAAAACGTGGTGAGCATGGTGTTGCGCTTGGTCATGGTCTGCTGGTTGGTGATCCAGTAGGTCTTATAGCCCGCCTGTTTCATCAGGTTGATCACCGACGGCGTGGTCAGATAACGCTCGGGATGCTCCTGATCGGCAAAGGTCAGCACCTGCTGCAGCGCTTCGATGGTGTACGGCCGCGGCGTTACCACGTTGTCGAATACCTGCAACTGATCACGCAGCCCATCCAGCTCCGGGGTGGTCTGACGCGGGTAGCCATACAGGCTCATGCGCTGACGGTTGGTTGATTCGCCGATCACCAACACCAGAGTCGCGGGCTGCCCGGCGTGGGCATCCTGCAGATTGGCCAAGGGCGCAATGCTGGCATTCTCGGCCAACAGCACCTGCATATTGGCCAGTTGCTCGCTGTAATTCTTGTAACCCACCGCCAGCTGCCACGGCGTGGCCGCTTCAATGCGCTGGGTAAAGTTGTCAAAACCAGCCTGCCAGCTGTCGTGCTTGCTGAACTGGCGTAGCGCCGGATAACCCACCGAGACAAACACCGCGATCGCGGCGGCGAACAAGGCGCCTGGGCGTGACAAATACACCGGACGCACCTTGCGCCAGAGCAGCCAGCCACCTAACGCATAGGCAGAAAATGCCGGCAGCATCCACCAGGCGAAGTACTGGATCAGGTATTCGCGGCTCTCATTGATGTTCGATTCGAACATGATAAAGATCACGCTCTGCGAGAACTCCTGACCGTACACCAGGAAGTAACCAAAACTGCCCAATGAACAAAGCCACAACAGCGCGCCAATCACCGCGGCTAATTGCCGAGCTCGCGCCGGAAACAACAGCAAGGGCACCAGCCACAAAGCGCTGACCAAAAACGCCTGACGAAAGCCGGAAAACCCTGCCGTACCGGTCAGCTGGATCAATAACTGGGTAACCCCGGAAAAATACCAGAAGAACAAAAACGCCCAACCCAACCCAGCCCAATCCACGCGTTTACCCGGCGACACTTGCAGCCCTGCAGACATAGCAACCTCATGACAACTGAATGACCGCAGCCTTTATGCCAGCCCGCCTGTGAAAATTCCGTTAACAACCTGTTGGGTCAGCCACTTTTTACCCACGCAAGAAAAAGCCCCCGCCGGCTCTCGCCGGCGGGGGCTTTTCAGTTAGCTAGAACTGGATCAGTTCTTGGCTTTCTTGGCAGCGCGGGTGCGCTCGCCTTCGTCGAGGATCTTCTTACGCAGACGGATCGACTTCGGCGTCACTTCACACAGCTCGTCGTCCTGGATGAATTCCAGGGCCTGCTCCAAGGTGAAGCGAACCGGTGGCACCAGGGCGATGGTTTCGTCTTTACCCGAAGCACGCATGTTGTCGAGCTTCTTGCCTTTGGTTGGGTTGACGCCCATGTCGGTGTCACGGCTGTTCAGACCAACGATCTGACCGTTGTAGATTTCCTGACCGTGCTCAACGAACAGCTTGCCACGCGCCTGCAGAGTTTCCAGGGAGTAGGTCAGTGCCTTGCCGGTTTCAACCGAAACCAGTACACCGTTCTGACGGCCGGACATGTGGCCCGACTTCATGGTGTCGTAACGATCGAAGATCGAAGTCAGGATGCCAGCACCGTTGGTCAGGGTCAGGAACTGGTTACGGAAACCAATCAGACCACGCGCAGGGATGTTGTATTCCAGACGTACACGGCCTTTACCATCCGGCACCATGTTGGTCAGGTCGCCCTTACGCAGGCCCATCTCTTCCATGACCTTGCCCTGGGATTCTTCCGGGGTGTCGATGGTGACGTTTTCGAAGGGTTCCTGCTTAACGCCGTCGACCAGACGAATGATCACTTCTGGACGGCCAACGCCCATTTCGAAGCCTTCGCGACGCATGGTTTCGATCAGTACCGAGAGGTGCAGCTCACCACGGCCAGAAACCTTGAACTTGTCGGCGCTGTCGCCTTCCTCAACACGCAGGGCCACGTTGTACAGCAGCTCTTTGTCCAGGCGCTCTTTGATGTTACGGCTGGTGACGAACTTGCCTTCTTTACCGCAGAACGGCGAATCGTTGACCTGGAAGGTCATGGAAACGGTTGGCTCGTCGACGGTCAGCGGCTTCATCGCTTCAACATTGTTGATGTCGCACAGGGTGTCGGAGATGAACAGCTGGTCCATACCGCTGACGCAGACGATGTCACCCGCGCCGGCTTCTTCAACGTCCACGCGGTGCAGGCCGTGGTGACCCATCAGCTTGAGGATACGACCGTTGCGGCGCTTGCCGTTGGCGTCGATAGCCACTACTGGGGTGTTTGGCTTGACCTTGCCACGGGCAATACGGCCAACGCCGATAATGCCGAGGAAGCTGTTGTAGTCCAGTGCCGAAATTTGCATCTGGAACGGGCCATCAACGTCAACGGCTGGGGCCGGCACGTTGTCGATGATCGACTGGTACAGCGGGTCCAGGGTTTCGCTCATCTCTGCGTGATCCAGACCAGCAACACCGTTCAGGGCCGAGGCGTAAACCACTTTGAAGTCCAGCTGCTCTTCGGTCGCGCCGAGGTTGTCGAACAGGTCGAAGATCTGGTCCAGAACCCAATCCGGACGCGCGCCAGGACGGTCAATCTTGTTGATCACGACGATCGGACGCAGGCCGGCTTCGAAGGCCTTTTTGGTCACGAAGCGGGTTTGCGGCATCGGGCCGTCTTGGGCATCAACCACCAGCAGCACGGAGTCAACCATCGACATCACGCGCTCAACTTCGCCACCGAAGTCGGCGTGGCCGGGGGTGTCAACGATGTTGATGTGGTAGCCACCCCAGTTGATCGCGGTGTTCTTCGCGAGGATGGTAATACCGCGCTCTTTTTCCTGGTCGTTGCTGTCCATCACGCGCTCGTCGTTGAGCTCGCTGCGCTCCAGGGTGCCGGATTGACGCAGCAGGGCGTCAACCAGGGTGGTCTTACCATGGTCAACGTGGGCAATGATGGCGATGTTGCGTAGTTTATCGATCACGTGTGTATCTCAATCAGAGGATTCGGTGTGCCGCCTAGTGTAGGGGGCGAGTATTAACTAAATGCGATTTCTGCTCGGCGGCGTAAAAGCCTGATTCACGCCGCCGGTATGTCGGGAGGGCGATGGCGGATGCTCCCGCCATTCAACCCAGGCGTTTTATGTCGGACGATAAACGCGCACATTGGCATGCCCCTCGCTCAACAGATGATGGGCATGCAAACGGCTCATGACGCCTTTGTCGCAATACAGCAGGTATTGGCGCGCAGCATCCAGCTCTTTGAACTTGCTGTTCAAGGCGTAAAAAGGCAGCGCCTGTACCTCGATGCCGGGCAGCTCGAGAGGCTGCTCTTCGGCGTTATCCGGGTGGCGAATGTCGATAATCACCTGGCCGGCCAGGGCTTCACTGACTTCTTCGACCTGTACATCCTTGCCCAACTCATCGATCACCCTGTCGATCGGCAGCAAGGTTGCACGCTCCAGGGCGCGGTCGAGCACGGTCATATCGAACTGAGCTTCCTCATGCTCGACACGCAGCTTCTTGGCTTTGGTGGTCGGATTGACCGAAATCACTCCGCAGTATTCCGGCATGTGCTTGGCGAACTCGGCGGTGCCGATCTGCGTGGCGGTGTTGATGATGTCTTGTTTATGACTGGCCAGCAGCGGACGCAGCACCAGCATGTCGGTGGCCGAGTCGATCACCGCGAGGTTGGTCA includes:
- the cptA gene encoding phosphoethanolamine transferase CptA, translating into MSAGLQVSPGKRVDWAGLGWAFLFFWYFSGVTQLLIQLTGTAGFSGFRQAFLVSALWLVPLLLFPARARQLAAVIGALLWLCSLGSFGYFLVYGQEFSQSVIFIMFESNINESREYLIQYFAWWMLPAFSAYALGGWLLWRKVRPVYLSRPGALFAAAIAVFVSVGYPALRQFSKHDSWQAGFDNFTQRIEAATPWQLAVGYKNYSEQLANMQVLLAENASIAPLANLQDAHAGQPATLVLVIGESTNRQRMSLYGYPRQTTPELDGLRDQLQVFDNVVTPRPYTIEALQQVLTFADQEHPERYLTTPSVINLMKQAGYKTYWITNQQTMTKRNTMLTTFSEQADEQFYLNNNREQNARQYDGDVLAPFAKVLADGAPRKFIVVHLLGTHMSYQYRYPPAFERFTDRSGAPDNVTDDQLPTYNSYDNAVLYNDHVVASLIKNLSAAQANGMLLYLSDHGEAVFDAPKPDVLGRNEAAPTSPMYTVPFILWNSPQWQAQQARDFSAALSRPYSSSHFIHTWADLAGLRFDEYDAHKSLVSNDFQPMPLLIGNPAQPKSLIDFSLIKPKPAARLNQLAQREKGSKAKL
- the typA gene encoding translational GTPase TypA is translated as MIDKLRNIAIIAHVDHGKTTLVDALLRQSGTLERSELNDERVMDSNDQEKERGITILAKNTAINWGGYHINIVDTPGHADFGGEVERVMSMVDSVLLVVDAQDGPMPQTRFVTKKAFEAGLRPIVVINKIDRPGARPDWVLDQIFDLFDNLGATEEQLDFKVVYASALNGVAGLDHAEMSETLDPLYQSIIDNVPAPAVDVDGPFQMQISALDYNSFLGIIGVGRIARGKVKPNTPVVAIDANGKRRNGRILKLMGHHGLHRVDVEEAGAGDIVCVSGMDQLFISDTLCDINNVEAMKPLTVDEPTVSMTFQVNDSPFCGKEGKFVTSRNIKERLDKELLYNVALRVEEGDSADKFKVSGRGELHLSVLIETMRREGFEMGVGRPEVIIRLVDGVKQEPFENVTIDTPEESQGKVMEEMGLRKGDLTNMVPDGKGRVRLEYNIPARGLIGFRNQFLTLTNGAGILTSIFDRYDTMKSGHMSGRQNGVLVSVETGKALTYSLETLQARGKLFVEHGQEIYNGQIVGLNSRDTDMGVNPTKGKKLDNMRASGKDETIALVPPVRFTLEQALEFIQDDELCEVTPKSIRLRKKILDEGERTRAAKKAKN